In the Salmo trutta chromosome 33, fSalTru1.1, whole genome shotgun sequence genome, one interval contains:
- the LOC115172802 gene encoding protein GREB1 isoform X1, with protein sequence MTSKFQYVFIGQGVMGNSYAGQLRTTRFEEVLHNSIEASLRSNTVVPRPVFSQLYLEAKQPTLHNGQVENEEEEDGSESNSPPIPYKMKPPPEGCCTTDGFCQAGRDLRLSSLVSEPQDLPPGFLLVGALSAGAPDTLLVCAVDRRFLPDERGCNALLGFSGICMGCGEKGFRYFTEFSNHINLKLSTQPKKQKLLKYHLYRNDQGQLVRGAAICWKGLESRGRQTVPNASDGHVTSDNHYPNPAVTAHPAHTPGNYTADAPVEPIAPPPPGNGSHIPLSQNPLPQTAILSKGPGRPTVIGTLNTGPPKKRHKGWSPESSAGAESAVKTPPSSSSSSLTNWTKPDNAPPVSLSQGSSNPPSPPGPSVTVPDQLLHTCRLQPVIFRGHGSLPRLSGKVSDVQVSSLLQSCYQNCQALPRVYQHYGPSPIQPLSVEMQILLTVYYLVQLGPDQVPLIEDLEQIFMRSWRESHLSEIHQYQQPQPGLSLPQAPYTLPGLPLPQAQPLTPSQLPWLANLAASSCGGGVVVLGEKASMALGLADTFSRLMEGQLAHTNYVVIICTAKGQETESCMVVTGQHQCRALTEGMFSPSDSLREISQQLSSGMTQELTTFCNSLGPEGDIDVLLESAAVESRSQLTPLSISQECTGDSKPIDRQTARATGIPKEPARDTHTDRAESPKASCSEYRVEWREVRPIQLVVARKLLSHVCAIADSSTQNLDLGSFDRVHFLICVPPSEVTFQQTVLHLWNSGVLQNLGLEQDCLSQREAERYVVKMDQEARARIDDLIQEANRNPNTLFILVHDHAHWDISSGGYGASGGDSGSGLVDSLLNSCQIRDANNILTLHVTSFPFALQTQHTRISPYNEIHWPSAFNNEVDLYLEKTQYFGVSELLDSTRSGSGLPLLRYDSSFESMASVLEERFPKLHSAVIRTQVLIQHYCVAMMAVSGRSGSGGRSQHKHTSVETLEIVQSLLSSAQRCPSHHGHMVLLRLPSLALAGWAHQRLVRIRQRLGLGERFEIILGNPSQTLSIGQSFTERIKTWLKIQETDWVPRTYLELEALPCILILSGADPLGESLPRSLKYCDLRVISSYYLQRTALEQELGLAAYLVRVESQGSQPHGHAPDLGSDLSESDSDKLNSTDNEEKEGGENALKSDLPGLGHTAPSLPHPPSVLQTPRTFPGSIAADPLHPHTTPPDPHRPPNTQRRPSKSTSLDSSSPLPPSLLQGCSWARGVSRPPSLLLPRGLYDIIKACHGSGLPRCTSFLPHRSVTWASSFRPLLSKMMTCTEQSLYYRQWTIPRPHHMDSSNRPAKGCTDNFHPRRLLLSGPPQVYTDIHTCRLLLSGPPQVYTDIHTCRLLLSGPPQVYTDIHTCRLLLSGPPQVYTDIHTCRLLLSGPPQVYTDIHTCRLLLSGPPQVYTDIHTCRLLLSGPPQVGKTGAYLQFLGILSRMLIRLMEVDIYDEEDINFSGQLERVQYQSTCASWPVTDTLRGMPFDYTVHDPKYEDISTVYCPDYYPNIDGIPRHQEDVYLRRRTDRIKLSKYAAYNTYHHCEQCHQYMAFNPGYQMSTLHAFTFSHLLLGEEIQLYFIIPKSKQHHFSFSQPGGQLESMRLPLTSDWNPDCIKSPIFTPTTGRHEHGLFNLYHAMDGAAHLHILVIKEYEMAVYKKYWPNHIMLVLPTIFNGAGLGAAHFLIKELSYNNLELERSRRVEGGGPPADVWPFIILSDDSCVMWNAVDLDSHSTSGPVERSVSLKQVLQHMEACPDLTQFGLCGIRKWSSHSPGQGSGGGARHREPFSRGHLHDFLLLNVDLTQGVQFNQNRFTCDDVDFTLRVHSAGLLICRFNNFSVMKKQISIGGYHTFIIKNKMTDVPTSVQPSQYICAPDSKHPFLATPAQLLLEKYLQHASLFPLSTCNYTHPILSVDCYLNLGPEVTVCFVSSRPRSINICTTGLLFSGLLLCFWDSFVTPGFLKNFHFLKGAVLCVICADRSSLRQTVVRLELEDEWRFRLSDEFQTANAKEDRPLFFLTGKHI encoded by the exons gtgtgatgGGGAACTCGTATGCAGGCCAGTTGAGGACCACGCGTTTTGAGGAGGTGCTTCATAACTCCATCGAGGCTTCTCTCCGCTCCAACACTGTGGTGCCACGGCCTGTCTTCTCACAGCTCTACCTGGAGGCAAAGCAGCCAACCCTGCACAacg GCCAGGTAgagaatgaggaggaggaagatggctCAGAGTCCAACAGCCCTCCCATCCCGTACAAGATGAAGCCCCCGCCAGAGGGATGCTGCACCACGGACG GATTCTGCCAGGCGGGTAGAGACCTGCGTCTATCCTCCCTGGTGTCAGAGCCTCAAGACCTGCCCCCAGGATTCCTGCTGGTAGGGGCCCTGTCTGCAGGCGCACCAGACACCCTGCTGGTGTGTGCAGTAGACCGCAGGTTCCTGCCCGATGAACGGGGATGCAACGCACTGctgg GGTTCTCGGGGATCTGTATGGGTTGTGGAGAGAAGGGTTTTCGCTACTTCACAGAATTCTCCAACCACATCAACCTGAAGTTGAGCACCCAGCCCAAGAAACAGAAGCTCTTAAAGTACCATCTGTACAGGAACGACCAGGGACAGCTGGTCAGAGGGGCTGCTATCTGCTGGAAGGGCCTCG agagcagagggagacagacagtgcCCAACGCCTCTGACGGGCATGTAACCTCAGACAATCACTACCCCAACCCAGCAGTCACCGCTCACCCTGCACACACACCCGGGAActacacag CCGACGCCCCTGTAGAAcccattgccccccctcccccgggCAACGGGAGCCACATCCCCCTATCCCAGAATCCTCTGCCCCAGACTGCCATACTGTCGAAAGGACCGGGGAGACCCACAGTTATAG GTACACTCAATACAGGACCACCTAAAAAGAGACACAAAGGCTGGTCTCCTGAGTCTTCTGCTGGGGCTGAGTCTGCTGTGAAGACCCCcccatcttcctcttcctcatcactcACCAATTGGACCAAACCAG ACAATGCCCCTCCAGTGAGTCTGTCCCAGGGGTCCTccaaccccccctctcctcccggGCCGTCTGTCACAGTGCCTGATCAGCTGCTACACACCTGCAGACTCCAGCCAGTCATCTTCAgag GTCATGGCAGCCTACCTCGGCTGAGTGGTAAGGTGTCTGATGTGCAGGTCAGTTCCCTGCTCCAGAGCTGCTATCAGAACTGCCAGGCCCTACCCAGGGTCTACCAACACTACGGACCCTCTCCCATACAGCCCCTGTCTGTAGAGATGCAGATACTACTCACTGTATACTACCTGGTGCAactag GCCCAGACCAGGTCCCGCTGATTGAGGACCTGGAGCAGATCTTCATGCGTTCCTGGAGAGAGTCCCACCTCAGTGAGATCCACCAGTACCAGCAGCCCCAGCCTGGCCTCTCCCTCCCCCAGGCTCCCTACACCCTGCCTGGGCTTCCACTGCCCCAGGCCCAGCCCCTCACCCCCTCCCAGCTGCCCTGGCTGGCCAACCTGGCAGCCTCGTCATGTGGGGGGGGAGTGGTGGTTCTGGGGGAGAAGGCCTCGATGGCTCTGGGGCTGGCTGACACCTTCAGTAGGCTGATGGAGGGACAGCTGGCTCATACCAACTATGTGGTCATCATCTGTACAGCCAAGGGACAGGAGACAGAGTCCTGCatggtggtgacag gtcaACACCAGTGTCGTGCCCTGACTGAGGGGATGTTCAGTCCCAGTGATAGTCTGAGAGAGATCAGTCAACAGCTGTCCTCTGGCATGACCCAGGAGCTCACTACCTTCTGCAACTCTCTGGGACCtg aaggtGATATAGATGTGTTGCTGGAGAGTGCTGCTGTGGAGAGCAGGAGCCAACTGACCCCCCTGTCCATCAGTCAGGAGTGTACAGGAGACAGCAagcctatagacagacagacggccagAGCTACAGGCATCCCCAAAGAGCcagccagagacacacacacagacagagcagagAGCCCCAAGGCATCCTGCTCAG AGTACCGTGTGGAGTGGCGGGAGGTACGGCCCATCCAGTTGGTGGTAGCCAGGAAGCTGCTGTCCCATGTGTGTGCCATCGCTGACTCCAGCACTCAGAACCTGGACCTGGGCTCCTTCGACAGGGTCCACTTCCTCATTTGTGTCCCTCCTTCTGAGGTTACCTTCCAACAGACTGTACTGCATCTCTGGAACTCAG GTGTCCTACAGAATCTGGGGTTGGAGCAAGACTGTCTGTctcagagagaggcagagcgctACGTGGTGAAGATGGACCAGGAGGCCAGGGCGCGCATTGATGACCTCATACAGGAAGCAAACAGGAACCCCAACACACTCTTCATCCTGGTTCATGACCACGCTCACTGGGACatcagcag TGGAGGGTATGGTGCCAGCGGTGGTGACTCCGGCAGTGGGTTGGTGGACAGCCTGCTCAACTCCTGTCAGATCAGAGACGCCAACAACATCCTGACTCTCCACGTCACCTCGTTCCCCTTTGCCCTgcagacacaacacacacgcatCAGCCCTTACAACGAGATACACTGGCCCTCTGCTTTCAATAAT gaagtgGATCTGTACCTTGAGAAGACACAGTACTTTGGTGTGTCTGAGCTGCTGGACTCGACTCGTTCAGGCAGCGGTCTGCCTCTCCTCCGCTACGACAGCTCCTTCGAAAGCATGGCCTCTGTCCTGGAGGAGag GTTCCCCAAGCTACACAGTGCAGTGATCCGGACCCAGGTTTTAATACAACACTACTGTGTGGCCATGATGGCCGTGTCGGGTCGGTCTGGCTCAGGGGGGCGAAGCCAACATAAACACACCTCCGTCGAGACGCTGGAGATCGTCCAGAGCCTGCTTAGCTCCGCCCAGCGATGCCCCTCCCACCACGGTCACATGGTGCTGCTACGGCTCCCCTCATTGGCTCTGGCAGGGTGGGCCCACCAACGGCTGGTGCGGATCAGacagagactggggctgggggagCGCTTTGAGATCATCCTGGGaaaccccagccaaaccctcagCATAGGACAGAGCTTCACTGAGCGCATCAAG acatGGCTGAAGATCCAGGAGACAGACTGGGTTCCTCGTACCTACCTGGAGCTAGAGGCCCTACCCTGCATCCTCATCCTCTCTGGGGCAGACCCCCTGGGAGAGTCCctacccag ATCACTGAAGTACTGTGATCTGCGTGTGATAAGCTCCTACTACCTGCAGCGCACGGCGTTGGAGCAGGAGCTAGGATTGGCGGCCTACCTGGTGAGGGTGGAGTCCCAGGGGTCACAACCCCACGGCCACGCGCCCGACCTGGGCAGTGACCTGTCAGAGAGCGACTCAGACAAACTCAACAGCACCGACAacgaggagaaggaggggggagagaacg cTCTGAAATCTGACCTCCCTGGCTTGGGTCAcaccgctccctctctccctcaccctccctcagtTCTCCAGACCCCCCGAACCTTCCCCGGCAGCATTGCTGCGGACCCCCTCCATCCCCACACCACCCCCCCAGACCCTCACCGCCCCCCCAACACCCAGCGCCGGCCCTCCAAGTCCACTTCCTTGGATTCCTCCTcccccctacccccctctctccttcaggGCTGCTCCTGGGCACGGGGGGTGAGCCGCCCCCCTTCCCTGCTGCTGCCCCGGGGACTCTATGACATCATCAAGGCGTGCCACGGCAGCGGGCTGCCTCGCTGCACCTCCTTCTTACCACACCGGTCTGTGACCTGGGCCAGCTCCTTCAG ACCTCTGCTGAGTAAGATGATGACGTGTACAGAACAGTCTCTGTATTACCGCCAGTGGACCATCCCACGGCCTCACCACATGGACAGCAGCAACCGCCCTGCAAAGGGGTGCACAGACAACTTCCATCCCCGCAGACTGCTGCTCAGCGGACCCCCGCAGgtatacacagacatacacacatgcagACTGCTGCTCAGCGGACCCCCGCAGgtatacacagacatacacacatgcagACTGCTGCTCAGCGGACCCCCGCAGgtatacacagacatacacacatgcagACTGCTGCTCAGCGGACCCCCGCAGgtatacacagacatacacacatgcagACTGCTGCTCAGCGGACCCCCGCAGgtatacacagacatacacacatgcagACTGCTGCTCAGCGGACCCCCGCAGgtatacacagacatacacacatgcagACTGCTGCTCAGCGGACCCCCGCAG GTGGGGAAGACAGGGGCGTACCTCCAGTTTCTGGGCATCCTGTCTCGTATGCTGATCAGACTGATGGAGGTGGACATCTATGATGAGGAAGATATCAACTTCA GTGGTCAGCTGGAGCGTGTCCAGTACCAGTCAACCTGTGCCTCCTGGCCAGTCACAGACACACTGAGGGGCATGCCGTTTGACTACACCGTCCACGACCCCAAATATGAAGACATCAGCACTGTCTACTGCCCTGACTACTACCCCAACATTGATG GAATCCCCAGACATCAGGAGGACGTGTATCTGCGGAGGCGTACGGACAGAATCAAACTGTCTAAATACGCAGCCTACAATACCTACCACCACTGTGAACAGTGTCACCAGTACATGGCTTTCAACCCCGGATACCAG ATGTCGACCCTGCATGCCTTCACCTTCTCCCACCTGCTGCTGGGGGAGGAGATCCAGCTCTACTTCATCATCCCCAAGTCTAAACAACACCACTTCAGCTTCAGCCAACCAGGAGGCCAGCTAGAGAGCATGAGACTGCCCCTCACCTCCGATTGG AACCCAGACTGTATCAAGAGTCCCATCTTCACCCCAACAACAGGTCGTCATGAGCATGGCCTGTTCAACCTGTATCACGCCATGGATGGGGCGGCCCACCTCCACATCCTGGTCATCAAGGAGTATGAGATGGCTGTCTATAAGAAGTACTGGCCCAACCACATTATGCTGGTGCTGCCCACCATCTTCAATGGAGCCGGGCTCG GTGCGGCCCACTTCCTGATCAAGGAGCTGTCCTATAACAACCTGGAGCTGGAACGCAGCCgcagggtggagggaggagggccGCCAGCCGACGTCTGGCCCTTCATCATCCTCTCTGACGACTCCTGCGTCATGTGGAACGCTGTGGACCTGGACTCACACAG tACCTCAGGCCCTGTAGAGAGGAGTGTGTCTCTGAAGCAGGTGCTGCAGCACATGGAGGCGTGTCCTGACCTCACACAGTTCGGCCTCTGTGGGATCAGGAAGTGGAGCAGTCACTCcccaggtcaggggtcagggggagGAGCTCGTCACAGGGAGCCTTTCTCCAGAGGACACCTCCACGACTTCCTGCTTCTAAACGTGGACCTGACCCAGGGCGTCCAGTTCAACCAGAACAG gTTTACGTGTGATGATGTGGACTTCACCCTGCGAGTCCACAGTGCTGGTCTGCTCATCTGTCGTTTCAACAACTTCAGTGTGATGAAGAAACAGATCTCTATTGGAGGATACCACACCTTCATCATCAAGAACAAG ATGACTGACGTCCCCACCTCGGTCCAGCCGTCTCAGTATATCTGTGCCCCGGACAGCAAGCATCCATTCCTGGCCACGCCTGCACAGCTACTGCTGGAGAAATACCTGCAACACGCTAGCCTGTTCCCCCTTAGCACATGCAACTACACACACCCCATACTGTCTGTAGACTGCTACCTCAACCTGGGgcctgag